Proteins from a genomic interval of Brucella melitensis bv. 1 str. 16M:
- a CDS encoding SDR family NAD(P)-dependent oxidoreductase — translation MTDDQLFSVRGKVIAVTGGSSGLGLRMVHVLAGHGARVISISRTHAGESLCPSGGEVLEIMADVTRPEEIARAFDEGESRFGPISALFNNAGVAHMARALDTTRDMLEHIFEVNVAGAFFTAQEVARRMIAQGQGGSIINVTSILGERPQKGAAAYSMSKACVSQMTRALALEWAAHDIRVNAISPGWFPTRINEEQLQGPAAGYLKGRNPMRRLGDPNDLDGVVLLLASDASRYMTGSIITVDGGHQL, via the coding sequence ATGACTGACGATCAGCTTTTTTCGGTTAGAGGCAAGGTCATTGCCGTGACGGGGGGATCTTCCGGGTTGGGCCTGCGCATGGTGCATGTGCTGGCCGGTCATGGCGCCCGGGTGATATCGATTTCGCGCACCCATGCGGGCGAAAGCCTGTGCCCATCGGGCGGGGAAGTGCTGGAAATCATGGCAGATGTAACGCGCCCGGAAGAAATTGCGCGCGCCTTCGATGAAGGCGAAAGCCGCTTCGGGCCGATCAGCGCCTTGTTCAACAATGCCGGAGTTGCCCATATGGCCCGCGCTCTTGATACCACTCGCGATATGCTGGAGCATATTTTCGAGGTGAATGTCGCGGGTGCTTTCTTCACTGCGCAGGAGGTTGCGCGCCGGATGATCGCACAGGGGCAGGGCGGATCGATCATCAATGTCACGAGTATTCTGGGTGAGCGCCCGCAAAAGGGTGCGGCTGCCTATTCGATGTCGAAAGCCTGCGTGAGCCAGATGACGCGGGCACTGGCGCTGGAATGGGCGGCGCATGATATTCGCGTCAATGCAATCTCGCCCGGATGGTTTCCAACCCGAATCAACGAAGAGCAGTTACAGGGGCCGGCTGCGGGCTATCTCAAGGGGCGCAACCCCATGCGGCGGCTTGGTGATCCGAACGACCTCGACGGGGTTGTGCTGCTGCTGGCCTCGGATGCGAGCCGGTATATGACTGGGTCGATCATTACGGTCGATGGTGGCCACCAGCTCTGA